A window of the Hordeum vulgare subsp. vulgare chromosome 5H, MorexV3_pseudomolecules_assembly, whole genome shotgun sequence genome harbors these coding sequences:
- the LOC123397594 gene encoding uncharacterized protein LOC123397594 — MGSCVSRSPASTSAPGSGRAVATKTAKVVDVDGSMAQFTAPITAGEVLGSVQERRPGASVFLCSSDELRFDVPARALAAEEALQPGWLYFVLPVSTLRRSLSGPEMAALAARASSALAVASGVASPPRRKNGARVPGGNSKRRKAAARVAPLVVADEIDGRDGGSDRHHAYGKHGGDEPAGKARKGTGWSGSRSSTRRRRRASVTPTLSSILEADDF, encoded by the coding sequence ATGGGCTCGTGCGTCTCGCGCTCGCCGGCGTCGACGTCGGCGCCGGGGTCAGGGCGGGCAGTGGCCACCAAGACGGCGAAGGTGGTGGACGTAGACGGCTCCATGGCGCAGTTCACGGCGCCCATCACGGCGGGCGAGGTCCTAGGTAGCGTCCAAGAGCGCCGCCCAGGCGCGTCGGTCTTCCTGTGCAGCTCCGACGAGCTCCGCTTCGACGTGCCCGCCCGCGCGCTTGCGGCCGAGGAGGCGCTCCAGCCCGGGTGGCTCTACTTCGTGCTGCCCGTGTCCACGCTCCGCCGCTCACTCTCCGGGCCGGAGATGGCCGCGCTCGCCGCCAGAGCGAGCTCGGCGCTGGCCGTCGCCAGCGGCGTTGCGTCACCCCCGCGGCGCAAGAACGGGGCCCGGGTGCCCGGCGGCAACAGCAAGCGACGGAAGGCGGCGGCTCGTGTGGCGCCGCTCGTTGTCGCTGACGAGATCGACGGACGGGACGGTGGATCGGACCGTCACCATGCGTACGGCAAACACGGCGGCGATGAGCCAGCCGGGAAGGCGAGGAAGGGAACTGGCTGGAGTGGAAGCCGCAGCAgcactcgccgtcgtcgccgtgcATCTGTCACCCCAACGCTGAGCTCCATTTTGGAGGCCGATGACTTCTGA